Proteins from one Microtus pennsylvanicus isolate mMicPen1 chromosome 7, mMicPen1.hap1, whole genome shotgun sequence genomic window:
- the Ensa gene encoding alpha-endosulfine, which produces MSQKQEENPAEETGEEKQDTQEKEGVLPERAEEAKLKAKYPSLGQKPGGSDFLMKRLQKGQKYFDSGDYNMAKAKMKNKQLPSAGPDKNLVTGDHIPTPQDLPQRKSSLVTSKLAGGQVE; this is translated from the exons ATGTCCCAGAAACAAGAAGAGAACCCTGCGGAGGAGACTGGCGAGGAGAAGCAG GATACCCAGGAGAAAGAAGGTGTTCTCCCCGAGAGAGCTGAGGAGGCCAAGCTAAAGGCCAAATACCCAAGCCTAGGACAAAAGCCTGGGGGCTCCGACTTCCTCATGAAGAGACTCCAGAAAGGG CAAAAGTACTTTGACTCAGGAGACTACAACATGGCCAAAGCGAAGATGAAGAACAAACAGCTGCCGAGCGCAGGGCCAGACAAGAACCTGGTGACCGGCGACCACATCCCCACCCCACAGGACCTGCCCCAGAGAAAGTCCTCGCTCGTCACCAGCAAGCTTGCGGG TGGCCAAGTTGAATGA